In the genome of Serratia symbiotica (Periphyllus acericola), one region contains:
- the dsbA gene encoding thiol:disulfide interchange protein DsbA, translated as MKKIWLALVGMAMALSAMAAQFSDGAQYVTLDKPVTGEPQILEFFSFYCSHCYQFEQIYHVSENVKKALPADNKIARYHVEFLGPLGKPLTQAWAVAMALGVEDKVGPLMFEAVQKTQTLKTSDDIRSVFVKADVSAADYDAALNSFVVKSFVVQQEKAAEDLQLRGVPAVFVNGKYMVKNDGLDTSSMDAYVKQFADVVKFLSQQK; from the coding sequence ATGAAGAAAATTTGGTTGGCGCTCGTTGGCATGGCAATGGCATTAAGTGCCATGGCTGCGCAGTTCAGCGATGGTGCTCAGTACGTTACCCTGGACAAGCCAGTGACTGGCGAGCCACAGATACTGGAGTTTTTTTCCTTCTACTGCTCGCACTGCTATCAGTTTGAGCAGATTTATCATGTTTCTGAGAACGTGAAAAAGGCACTACCTGCTGACAACAAAATCGCCAGATACCATGTTGAGTTCCTAGGGCCACTGGGCAAACCGCTAACTCAAGCTTGGGCTGTTGCGATGGCGTTGGGTGTGGAAGACAAGGTCGGCCCGTTGATGTTTGAAGCGGTGCAGAAAACCCAGACTCTAAAGACCTCTGATGATATCCGCAGTGTGTTTGTAAAAGCCGACGTGAGCGCGGCGGATTACGATGCTGCTTTGAATAGCTTTGTAGTAAAATCTTTTGTGGTTCAACAGGAGAAAGCTGCAGAAGATCTCCAGCTACGTGGCGTTCCAGCCGTATTTGTTAACGGCAAATACATGGTCAAAAATGACGGCCTGGACACCAGCTCAATGGATGCCTACGTGAAGCAGTTTGCCGATGTGGTCAAATTCCTCAGCCAACAAAAATAA
- the mntP gene encoding manganese efflux pump MntP translates to MDILAMLILAFGMSMDAFAASIGKGASLHHPRFREAIRVGLIFGLVETITPLIGWGIGLYASHYIIQWDHWVAFSLLFILGMCMIVEGVKNKPSEEEKVKRHGFWLLVVTAIATSLDAMAVGVSLAFLQVNIVHTAIAIGCATIIMATLGIMVGRFICPLLGKRAEILGGMALIGIGVNILL, encoded by the coding sequence ATGGATATTTTAGCCATGCTCATTCTCGCTTTTGGCATGTCTATGGATGCCTTCGCCGCATCGATCGGCAAAGGTGCCAGCCTGCATCACCCCCGTTTCCGTGAAGCCATCCGTGTCGGACTGATCTTTGGCTTGGTTGAAACCATTACGCCGCTCATCGGCTGGGGCATTGGCCTGTATGCCAGTCACTACATCATACAGTGGGATCACTGGGTTGCTTTCTCGTTGCTGTTTATTCTCGGCATGTGCATGATTGTTGAAGGCGTCAAAAACAAACCGAGCGAAGAAGAAAAAGTGAAGCGACACGGCTTCTGGCTACTGGTGGTCACCGCGATAGCGACCAGTTTAGATGCCATGGCGGTCGGCGTAAGCCTGGCCTTCTTGCAAGTGAACATCGTCCATACTGCGATAGCCATCGGCTGTGCCACCATTATTATGGCAACGCTCGGCATTATGGTAGGCCGTTTTATCTGCCCGCTGTTAGGTAAACGGGCAGAAATCCTCGGCGGCATGGCGCTGATCGGCATTGGTGTCAATATACTGCTGTAA
- the htpX gene encoding protease HtpX: protein MMRIALFLLTNLAVMLVFGLVLSLTGIQSSSVHGLMIMAGLFGIGGAFVSLLMSKWMALRSVGGEVIEQPRNENENWLLDTVRRQSQQAGIAVPQVAIYHAPDINAFATGARRDGSLVAVSTGLMQSMSRDEAEAVIAHEISHIANGDMVTMTLIQGIVNTFVIFLSRLIAQVAAGFLNHRDGEEESNGNPVIYFALSMVLELVFGILASMIAMWFSRHREFYADAGSAKLVGREKMIAALQRLKTSYEPQETGSLMAFCINGKSKSFSELLMSHPPLDKRIEALRCGQYLK from the coding sequence ATGATGCGTATAGCTCTGTTCCTACTCACCAACCTGGCGGTGATGTTGGTTTTTGGGCTGGTGCTCAGCCTGACAGGAATCCAGTCTAGTAGTGTTCATGGCCTGATGATCATGGCCGGTCTATTCGGCATTGGCGGCGCTTTTGTATCGTTGCTTATGTCCAAATGGATGGCGCTGCGCTCCGTTGGTGGGGAAGTTATTGAACAGCCGCGCAACGAAAATGAGAATTGGCTGCTAGATACGGTGCGCCGTCAGTCGCAGCAGGCGGGTATCGCCGTGCCACAGGTTGCTATCTATCACGCGCCTGACATTAACGCCTTCGCCACTGGTGCGCGTCGCGATGGCTCGCTGGTTGCCGTTAGCACTGGCTTGATGCAAAGCATGAGCCGCGACGAAGCGGAAGCAGTGATCGCGCACGAAATCAGCCATATCGCCAATGGCGATATGGTGACCATGACACTGATCCAAGGCATTGTGAACACCTTCGTTATCTTCCTCTCGCGTCTGATCGCGCAGGTGGCGGCTGGCTTCCTGAATCACCGTGATGGCGAAGAGGAAAGTAACGGTAACCCGGTGATCTATTTTGCGTTGTCGATGGTGCTTGAGCTGGTGTTTGGCATTCTGGCTAGCATGATCGCCATGTGGTTCTCACGTCATCGTGAGTTCTATGCTGATGCAGGTTCTGCCAAACTGGTGGGTCGCGAGAAGATGATCGCTGCGTTACAGCGTTTGAAAACCAGCTATGAGCCGCAAGAAACAGGCAGCTTGATGGCATTTTGCATCAACGGTAAATCCAAGTCGTTCAGCGAGCTGCTCATGTCACACCCGCCGCTCGATAAGCGTATTGAAGCACTGCGTTGCGGCCAGTATCTGAAGTAA
- the ansP gene encoding L-asparagine permease, producing MQSHSKSAHNKHTAKRRWLDTHEAGYHKSMGNRQIQMIAIGGSIGTGLFLGTGGRLEMAGPALALIYLVCGVFSFFILRALGELVLHRPTSGSFVSYAREFLGEKSSYVVGWMYFLNWAMTGIVDITAVALYMHYWGTFAEVPQWLFALCALGVVATMNMIGVKWFAEMEFWFALIKVAAISLFLIAGVVFLGIGTPLAGNTTGLHLITENRGMFPHGLLPALVLVQGVIFAFAGIELIGTAAGECREPEKMLPKAINNIILRIGLFYVGSVVLLVLLLPWNAYQAGQSPFVTFFSQLGVPYIGTIMNIVVLTAALSSLNSGLYSTGRILRSLSMGGSAPKFMAKMSIQQVPYAGILVTCSIYVIGVLLNYLVPSRVFEIVLNIASLGIISSWAFIIVCQMRLRKAIHAGHAKPVYFKMPGAPFTSWLTLAFLLAVVIMMAFDYPNGTWTIATIPVLAVLLVLGWFGLRKHAQEVKQDQQIHEAPGSH from the coding sequence ATGCAATCACATAGCAAATCTGCACATAACAAGCACACAGCCAAAAGACGTTGGTTAGACACCCATGAAGCCGGTTATCACAAAAGCATGGGTAACCGGCAGATACAAATGATCGCCATCGGCGGCTCAATCGGTACCGGCCTGTTCCTTGGCACCGGTGGCCGTTTGGAAATGGCTGGGCCTGCATTAGCGCTGATTTATCTGGTGTGCGGGGTTTTCTCGTTCTTCATTTTACGCGCGTTGGGCGAGTTGGTGTTGCACCGCCCCACCAGCGGCAGCTTCGTCTCTTACGCCCGTGAGTTCCTCGGCGAAAAATCCTCTTATGTCGTCGGCTGGATGTACTTCCTTAACTGGGCGATGACTGGTATCGTCGATATCACCGCCGTTGCGCTGTATATGCACTACTGGGGTACCTTTGCCGAAGTGCCGCAGTGGCTGTTCGCGCTCTGTGCCCTTGGGGTGGTCGCCACCATGAACATGATCGGCGTGAAATGGTTTGCTGAAATGGAGTTCTGGTTTGCGCTGATCAAGGTTGCCGCCATCTCGCTGTTTTTGATAGCTGGCGTGGTATTCCTTGGCATCGGCACCCCGCTGGCAGGCAACACCACCGGTCTGCACCTGATTACCGAAAACCGTGGAATGTTCCCGCATGGCCTACTACCAGCGCTGGTGTTGGTGCAAGGGGTGATCTTCGCCTTTGCTGGCATTGAGCTGATCGGCACCGCCGCGGGCGAGTGCCGGGAGCCAGAAAAAATGCTGCCGAAGGCGATCAACAACATTATCTTGCGTATCGGCCTGTTCTACGTAGGTTCCGTGGTACTGCTGGTGTTGCTGTTACCCTGGAATGCCTACCAGGCAGGTCAAAGCCCGTTCGTTACCTTCTTCAGCCAGCTGGGGGTGCCTTATATCGGCACCATCATGAACATCGTGGTACTGACCGCCGCGTTGTCCAGCCTCAACTCTGGCCTGTACTCCACTGGCCGTATCCTGCGTTCGCTGTCGATGGGAGGATCTGCGCCTAAATTCATGGCCAAAATGAGCATCCAGCAGGTGCCTTATGCCGGCATCCTGGTAACCTGCAGCATCTACGTAATCGGTGTATTGTTGAATTATTTGGTGCCTTCGCGGGTATTTGAAATCGTGCTAAACATCGCCTCGCTGGGCATTATCAGTTCCTGGGCATTTATCATCGTCTGTCAAATGCGTCTGCGCAAAGCCATCCACGCAGGCCACGCAAAGCCGGTCTACTTCAAGATGCCCGGCGCGCCATTCACCTCCTGGCTAACGCTGGCGTTCCTGCTGGCGGTGGTGATTATGATGGCGTTCGACTACCCTAATGGCACCTGGACTATCGCCACCATTCCTGTGCTGGCCGTGCTGCTGGTGCTCGGTTGGTTCGGCCTACGCAAACATGCGCAGGAAGTTAAGCAGGACCAGCAGATCCACGAAGCACCAGGCTCTCACTAA
- a CDS encoding plasmid fertility inhibition factor family protein, protein MYALPERCPFSGLFIQNPIYSTTPAGITNHVPLSRCDGDIISTKKGIPELRVSFTNGITRTIWFLANGAFLHVLFSSSEFAYLLQEESGDT, encoded by the coding sequence GTGTACGCCTTGCCTGAAAGATGTCCATTCAGCGGACTCTTTATTCAAAATCCGATTTATTCAACAACGCCAGCTGGAATAACCAATCATGTGCCATTGTCACGGTGTGACGGAGACATAATTAGTACAAAAAAAGGCATTCCTGAGCTTAGGGTTAGTTTCACTAATGGCATCACTCGTACTATCTGGTTTTTGGCAAACGGTGCCTTCCTTCATGTTCTCTTTTCGTCATCAGAATTTGCTTACTTGTTACAAGAGGAGTCTGGTGACACTTAA
- the prc gene encoding carboxy terminal-processing peptidase: MNKFVRLTVVVGLLWAGGSYGEETANTRITQLHQEAQHATVSQRVTSRFIRSHYQQFTLNADFSGKIFDRYLNMLDYSHNALQACDVAQFANGKTQVGEALKSGKLDIFYDLYNLALKRRFERYTYALSLLEKPMNFTCTDTIDIDRSKAQWPKDQAELDQLWDAKVTYDELNLKLAGKTDKQIRDTLTKRYQFAIKRLTQSNSEDVFQLAMNAFARQIDPHTNYLSPRNTEQFNTEMSLSLEGIGAVLQMEDDYTLINSIVPGGPAAKGNAITVGDRIVGVSKEAQGMVDVIGWRLDDVVSLIKGPKGSKVRLEILPAGKGAKTRMVTLTRDRIRLEERAVKMTIKTVGKEKVWVLDIPGFYVGLTDDVKVQLQKMAKQNVKSVIIDLRTNGGGALTEAVSMSGLLIPSGSVVQVRDNNGKVREGADTDGVTYYKGPLVVLVDRFSASASEIFAAAMQDYGRALIVGEPTFGKGTVQQYRSLNRIYDQMLRPEWPELGSVQYTIQKFYRINGGSTQRKGVIPDILMPTGVDQAETGEAFEDNAIPWDSIKATSYIKAGDMTVFEPKLLKDHQQRIAKNPEFQYIMQDIAHYKALNDKRNIVSLNLAVREKENHDDDAARLLRFNDRLLRTGKKPLKSLDDLPKDYQQPDPYLDETVYIALDLAHLEKEQVTQQLVAAR, translated from the coding sequence ATGAATAAATTTGTCAGATTAACAGTAGTGGTGGGGTTGTTGTGGGCGGGGGGCAGTTATGGAGAGGAAACAGCCAATACTCGTATCACTCAACTGCATCAGGAAGCGCAGCACGCTACGGTTAGTCAGCGTGTTACCTCGCGGTTCATTCGTTCTCATTATCAGCAGTTTACCCTTAATGCAGACTTTTCAGGTAAGATCTTTGATCGCTACCTGAATATGCTGGACTACAGTCATAACGCGTTACAGGCTTGCGATGTGGCACAGTTCGCCAACGGAAAAACCCAGGTGGGTGAAGCGCTGAAAAGCGGTAAGTTGGATATTTTTTATGATCTGTACAATTTGGCATTGAAACGCCGTTTTGAACGTTACACCTATGCGTTGTCGCTGCTGGAAAAGCCAATGAACTTTACCTGCACCGACACTATCGATATTGACCGCAGCAAAGCGCAATGGCCGAAAGACCAGGCTGAGTTAGATCAACTGTGGGATGCGAAAGTCACTTACGACGAGTTAAACCTCAAACTGGCTGGCAAGACCGACAAACAAATCCGCGACACACTGACCAAACGTTATCAGTTTGCCATCAAGCGCCTGACGCAAAGTAACAGTGAAGACGTATTCCAGTTGGCGATGAACGCCTTTGCACGTCAAATCGACCCACACACAAACTATCTGTCCCCACGCAATACCGAACAGTTCAATACCGAGATGAGCCTATCGTTGGAAGGCATTGGCGCAGTGTTGCAGATGGAGGACGATTATACCTTGATTAATTCTATTGTGCCGGGTGGACCGGCAGCGAAGGGCAATGCGATTACCGTGGGTGACCGAATTGTGGGCGTCAGCAAGGAAGCCCAAGGCATGGTGGACGTGATTGGCTGGCGTCTGGACGATGTCGTCTCCCTGATCAAAGGGCCAAAAGGCAGCAAAGTGCGCCTGGAGATCCTTCCTGCCGGCAAAGGGGCCAAAACCCGCATGGTTACTCTGACGCGAGATCGCATCCGTCTGGAAGAACGCGCGGTGAAAATGACTATCAAAACCGTTGGCAAAGAGAAAGTGTGGGTGCTCGACATCCCTGGCTTTTACGTGGGGCTGACCGATGATGTGAAAGTCCAATTGCAGAAGATGGCTAAGCAGAACGTCAAAAGTGTGATTATCGATCTGCGTACCAATGGCGGCGGTGCGTTAACCGAAGCGGTGTCGATGTCCGGCTTACTTATTCCAAGCGGTTCAGTGGTGCAGGTGCGTGACAATAATGGGAAAGTACGTGAGGGCGCTGATACTGACGGCGTCACTTACTATAAAGGCCCACTGGTGGTGTTGGTTGACCGCTTTAGCGCCTCTGCTTCCGAGATCTTTGCGGCAGCGATGCAGGACTATGGCCGTGCGCTGATCGTCGGCGAGCCGACCTTCGGTAAAGGTACGGTGCAGCAGTATCGGTCGCTGAACCGTATTTATGATCAGATGCTGCGACCTGAGTGGCCGGAACTAGGATCGGTGCAGTACACTATTCAGAAGTTCTACCGCATCAACGGCGGCAGCACTCAGCGTAAAGGGGTGATACCAGATATCCTGATGCCGACTGGCGTCGATCAGGCGGAAACTGGTGAAGCGTTCGAAGATAACGCCATTCCGTGGGACAGCATCAAAGCAACCAGCTATATCAAAGCGGGCGATATGACGGTATTCGAACCTAAGCTACTGAAAGATCATCAGCAGCGCATCGCCAAGAACCCTGAGTTTCAATACATTATGCAGGATATTGCACATTACAAGGCGCTGAATGACAAACGCAACATTGTATCACTCAATCTAGCCGTGCGTGAGAAAGAGAACCACGACGACGATGCGGCCCGCCTGCTGCGCTTCAATGATCGTTTGCTGCGTACTGGTAAGAAACCGCTAAAGTCGCTAGATGATCTGCCGAAGGATTATCAGCAACCTGATCCGTATCTGGATGAAACCGTCTATATAGCGCTGGATCTGGCGCATCTTGAAAAAGAACAGGTGACTCAACAGTTGGTTGCTGCCAGGTAA